The Streptomyces sp. NBC_01775 genome includes a region encoding these proteins:
- the ahcY gene encoding adenosylhomocysteinase: MTTTSTTGQDFKVADLSLAAFGRKEITLAEHEMPGLMAIRKEYAAQQPLAGARVTGSLHMTVQTAVLIETLVALGAEVRWASCNIFSTQDHAAAAVAVGPTGTPENPQGVPVFAWKGETLDEYWWCTEQALTWPNTATGGPNMILDDGGDATLLVHKGVEYEKAGAAPAVGTAENDEHRVILELLNRTLRESPQKWTQLASEIRGVTEETTTGVHRLYEMHQAGSLLFPAINVNDAVTKSKFDNKYGCRHSLIDGINRATDVLIGGKTALVCGYGDVGKGCAESLRGQGARVLITEVDPICALQAAMDGYQVARLDDVVETIDIFVTTTGNKDIIMASDMAKMKHQAIVGNIGHFDNEIDMAGLAAIDGIVKDEVKPQVHTWTWPDGKTLIVLSEGRLLNLGNATGHPSFVMSNSFADQTIAQIELFTKPESYPTDVYVLPKHLDEKVARLHLDALGAKLTELRPEQASYIGVPVEGPYKPDHYRY; encoded by the coding sequence ATGACGACGACCTCCACGACCGGCCAGGACTTCAAGGTCGCGGACCTCTCCCTGGCGGCCTTCGGCCGCAAGGAGATCACGCTGGCCGAGCATGAGATGCCCGGTCTGATGGCGATCCGCAAGGAATACGCTGCGCAGCAGCCCCTTGCCGGCGCGCGCGTCACAGGATCCCTGCATATGACAGTGCAGACGGCCGTGCTCATCGAAACCCTCGTCGCCCTGGGCGCCGAGGTCCGCTGGGCCTCCTGCAACATCTTCTCCACCCAGGACCACGCCGCGGCTGCCGTCGCCGTCGGCCCCACCGGCACCCCGGAAAACCCCCAGGGCGTCCCGGTCTTCGCCTGGAAGGGCGAGACCCTGGATGAGTACTGGTGGTGCACCGAGCAGGCCCTCACCTGGCCCAACACCGCCACCGGCGGCCCGAACATGATCCTGGACGACGGCGGCGACGCCACCCTCCTCGTCCACAAGGGCGTCGAGTACGAAAAGGCCGGCGCGGCCCCCGCGGTCGGCACAGCCGAGAACGACGAGCACCGAGTCATCCTCGAACTCCTCAACCGCACCCTGCGCGAGAGCCCCCAGAAGTGGACGCAGCTCGCCTCCGAGATCCGCGGCGTCACGGAGGAGACCACCACAGGCGTCCACCGCCTCTATGAGATGCACCAGGCGGGCTCGCTGCTCTTCCCGGCGATCAACGTCAACGACGCCGTCACCAAGTCGAAGTTCGACAACAAGTACGGCTGCCGCCACTCCCTGATCGACGGCATCAACCGCGCCACCGACGTCCTCATCGGCGGCAAGACCGCCCTGGTCTGCGGCTACGGCGATGTCGGCAAGGGCTGCGCCGAGTCCCTCCGGGGCCAGGGCGCACGCGTCCTGATCACCGAGGTCGACCCGATCTGCGCGCTCCAGGCGGCCATGGACGGCTACCAGGTCGCGAGGCTGGACGACGTGGTCGAGACGATCGACATCTTCGTCACCACCACCGGTAACAAGGACATCATCATGGCCTCGGACATGGCCAAGATGAAGCACCAGGCCATCGTCGGGAACATCGGCCACTTCGACAACGAGATCGACATGGCCGGTCTCGCGGCGATCGACGGCATCGTCAAGGACGAGGTCAAGCCGCAGGTGCACACGTGGACCTGGCCGGACGGCAAGACCCTCATCGTCCTGTCCGAGGGCCGCCTGCTGAACCTGGGCAACGCCACGGGACACCCCTCGTTCGTGATGTCCAACAGCTTCGCGGACCAGACGATCGCCCAGATCGAGCTGTTCACCAAGCCCGAGTCCTACCCGACCGACGTCTACGTGCTGCCGAAGCACCTGGACGAGAAGGTCGCCCGCCTCCACCTCGACGCGCTCGGCGCCAAGCTGACCGAGCTCCGCCCGGAGCAGGCTTCCTACATCGGCGTCCCGGTCGAGGGCCCCTACAAGCCCGACCACTACCGGTACTGA
- a CDS encoding RDD family protein codes for MSELVTGDAVVLGLRTARLPSRALAVVIDLLLAWTLYLSLTMALLLATASLDEAAFAAVQVGLFLLVLVGVPIAIETLSGGRSLGKLAAGLRVVREDGGPIRFRHALVRGALGVVEIQLLFGVVACIASLVSTRGRRLGDVFAGTLVVRERIPVPRGRAPVPPPPPWLAGRLGELDLSRVPDGLWLAVRQYLMRAGQLDSAVSQSMAELLADDVTAWTGTPSPREVSAAEYLSGVVAERQARDARRAFAGAAKASVGTESWAEALEGGRATGAVGDGVRRAGGWLAPSGAEAETAAARSRSQGHGVSSASRPSAASGPGAGRGTPDEEAGPPRTGFVPPA; via the coding sequence GTGAGCGAACTGGTCACGGGCGATGCTGTCGTGCTCGGGCTGCGTACGGCCCGGCTGCCGAGCAGGGCGCTGGCTGTCGTCATAGATCTCCTGCTCGCCTGGACCCTCTATCTGTCGCTGACGATGGCTCTGCTGCTGGCCACTGCTTCGCTGGACGAGGCGGCGTTCGCCGCGGTGCAGGTGGGGTTGTTCCTGCTCGTCCTTGTCGGGGTGCCGATCGCGATCGAGACACTGAGCGGTGGGCGGTCCTTGGGGAAGCTGGCGGCCGGATTGCGGGTCGTGCGTGAGGACGGGGGGCCGATCCGGTTTCGGCATGCTCTGGTGCGTGGGGCCCTGGGGGTCGTGGAGATCCAGCTCTTGTTCGGGGTCGTCGCGTGTATCGCTTCGCTGGTGTCGACGCGGGGGCGTCGGCTGGGGGACGTGTTCGCGGGGACGCTGGTGGTACGGGAACGTATTCCGGTGCCGCGGGGAAGAGCGCCGGTGCCGCCTCCCCCGCCGTGGCTTGCGGGTCGGCTGGGCGAGCTGGACCTTTCACGGGTACCGGACGGTCTGTGGCTGGCCGTACGGCAGTACTTGATGCGGGCCGGGCAGTTGGACAGTGCTGTGAGCCAGTCCATGGCGGAGCTGCTTGCCGACGACGTCACGGCGTGGACGGGCACTCCGTCTCCACGGGAGGTGTCCGCTGCGGAGTATCTGTCCGGGGTCGTGGCCGAGCGGCAGGCGAGGGACGCACGGCGGGCCTTCGCCGGGGCGGCGAAGGCCTCAGTCGGCACGGAATCGTGGGCGGAGGCCCTCGAGGGCGGCCGTGCGACGGGCGCTGTCGGGGACGGCGTACGGCGTGCCGGCGGGTGGCTGGCCCCGTCGGGTGCCGAAGCGGAGACGGCCGCTGCCCGGTCTCGATCCCAGGGGCACGGTGTCTCGTCTGCCTCTCGTCCGTCTGCGGCGTCCGGGCCCGGGGCGGGGCGGGGCACGCCGGACGAAGAGGCCGGGCCGCCTCGTACGGGGTTCGTGCCGCCGGCGTAG
- a CDS encoding stage II sporulation protein M, with the protein MDLDVFASAHRAEWDRLDDLLRRHRRLTGAEADELVTLYQRAATHLSQVQSSAPDPAVTGHLTSLVARARSAVTGARTASWRDAVRFFTAGFPAAVYRSRQWWVPTALLCTVVAALIGWWVGTHPEVRSTIGAPEHLREMTRPGGQYEAYYSSHPATSFAAQVWTNNAQAAAICLVFGAFLGLPVLWVLFQNVLSLGIGLGLMESAGRLDTFLGLLLPHGLLELTAVFVAAGTGLRLGWTVIDPGPRSRRTALAEEGRSAVGMAIGLAAVLFVSGAIEAFVTPSGLPTWARLLIGAAAEAAFLIYVYVLGRRAARAGETGDIAASDRPAGVPAAS; encoded by the coding sequence ATGGACCTGGATGTCTTCGCCTCGGCCCACCGCGCCGAGTGGGACCGGCTGGACGACCTGCTGCGCCGTCACCGCCGCCTCACAGGTGCCGAGGCCGACGAGCTGGTCACGCTCTACCAGCGCGCCGCCACTCACCTGTCCCAGGTCCAATCCAGCGCTCCCGACCCGGCCGTCACCGGCCACCTCACCAGCCTCGTCGCCCGAGCCCGCAGCGCGGTCACAGGTGCACGCACAGCGTCCTGGCGTGACGCGGTCCGCTTCTTCACCGCCGGATTCCCGGCGGCGGTCTACCGCTCACGCCAGTGGTGGGTCCCTACCGCGCTGCTCTGCACGGTGGTGGCCGCGCTCATCGGATGGTGGGTAGGCACCCACCCAGAAGTCCGCTCAACCATCGGAGCCCCTGAACATCTCCGAGAGATGACCCGTCCCGGAGGCCAGTACGAGGCGTACTACTCCAGCCATCCGGCAACCTCCTTCGCGGCCCAGGTCTGGACGAACAACGCCCAAGCCGCCGCGATCTGCCTGGTGTTCGGTGCCTTCTTGGGCCTTCCGGTGCTGTGGGTGCTCTTCCAGAACGTGCTCAGCCTCGGGATCGGCCTTGGTCTCATGGAGTCGGCAGGCCGCCTCGACACCTTCCTGGGCCTGCTGCTCCCCCACGGCCTCCTGGAGCTGACCGCGGTCTTTGTGGCCGCCGGCACTGGTCTGCGACTCGGATGGACGGTCATCGACCCGGGCCCGCGCAGCCGCAGAACGGCACTGGCGGAGGAGGGCCGCTCAGCGGTCGGCATGGCCATCGGCCTGGCGGCCGTGCTGTTCGTCTCCGGTGCCATCGAAGCCTTCGTCACCCCTTCCGGCCTGCCGACCTGGGCTCGTCTCCTCATCGGAGCAGCCGCCGAAGCAGCCTTCCTGATCTACGTCTATGTCCTCGGCCGACGAGCGGCGAGGGCCGGAGAAACAGGAGACATAGCCGCATCGGACCGGCCCGCCGGGGTACCCGCAGCCTCCTGA